The following nucleotide sequence is from Paenarthrobacter ureafaciens.
TCACCTGGGGTATCCGCCCCGTGCTGGTCTCCATGGTTGGCCACACCGACGAGATGACCGCCCAGGTGGACAAGAGCCTGCTGGACATGAAGCTCGTGGACGAAGGGGACCTGGTGGTCATCGCTGCCGGTTCGCCTCCCGGACAGGCCGGCTCCACCAACTCGCTCAAGGTCCACAAGGTGGGCGACCTCGCAGACACCTCCAAGGTCTCCGGTTCGCGCAAGGAACCTGTTGGACCGTGGCCTGAAGACGAGACCAAGAACAAGGCCTAGTCTTCGTAGTGGCTTGGCAGGACCCCGCCTTTTTGGAGGCGGGGTCCTGTTTTTTGTTTAAGTACGACGCCGGGTGGTGACGTTGCCGCTTTGGCGGCGGCCGCCGTCGTGCGTGTTTTTGGGCACGCAAAAGGCGGCCACCCGAATGGGAGGCCGCCTTTCCTGGCGTTAGTTGACCTGGTTGATGATGGTCTCGGCAACCTCGCGCATGCTGAGGCGGCGGTCCATTGAGGTCTTCTGGATCCAGCGGAAAGCCTCGGGCTCGGTAAGGCCCATCTTGGTGGTCAGGAGACTCTTGGCGCGCTCCACAAGCTTGCGGGTGGCGAACTGTTCCTGCAGGTCCGAGACCTCGTTCTCGAGCGCCTTGATTTCCTCATGGCGGGAAAGGGCGATCTCGATCGCAGGGACCAGGTCCGCCGGGGTGAAGGGCTTCACGACGTACGCCATGGCGCCGGCATCGCGGGCGCGCTCCACCAGTTCCTTCTGGCTGAAAGCCGTCAGGAGGACCACGGGTGCGATGCGGGCTTTGACGATCTTTTCAGCCGCGGAGATGCCATCCATCACCGGCATCTTGACGTCCATGAGGACGAGATCCGGCTTCAGTTCCTCGGCCAGTTGCACGGCCTTCTCACCGTTGTCCGCCTCGCCGACGACGTCGTAACCCTCGCCCTTCAAAATCTCGATAATGTCCAGTCGGATGAGGGTCTCATCCTCGGCAACGACGACGCGTCGGGCCGGCTGGGCTGCGGGTGCGGACTCCGTCTGTTCTGTCACGGGATCTCCTTGCAAAGGTTCGGCGGGTTCATGTCCATCTTAGTGCGGGCGCATCCAGGGCAGGTTTTGTTGCACGCGGCGCGTCCGGTTCTTTGAAACAGCCTATCTGCATGTAGAGTAGTTTCGCGTGCTGGGAACGGATCACGTTGCTCACAGAAATGGAGCCGCTTTCGACCCGGTATCTCCGCGCCCGAGTGGCGGAATTGGCAGACGCGCCGCACTCAAAATGCGGTATCGAAAGGTGTGTGGGTTCGAGTCCCACCTCGGGCACGATGTTGTCGCAGGTCAGGGGCCTATTGGGCCCCTGACTGTGTACAAAACCCCTAAATGTGTGTACAGCGGCGTAGCGTTTTATCTATGGCCAGCATCTCTACACGACCCAAAAAGGACGGTTCCCAGTCCTTTATGGTCCGCTGGCGGGACCCCAAAACAGGCAAGGCCCAAGGGCTCACTTTCGTCTCTCATTCTGAAGCCGAAACGCTCAAGCGATTGCTCGATGCCAACGGCCAGAACTTCGAAGTAGCCCAACACGCGATCCTCGAAAACTCCAAGCGAGTGCCGACCGTTGCCGAGGTGATCCAGGAACACATCGACCTTCTCGTTCGCCCCTCCAGCGGCACCGTGAAGACGTATCAGACCATGCTGGATCTGCATGTGAAGAAGGTCATCGGCGGGTTGCCCGTCGACAAACTCGACTACCGAGCGATTGCGTTCTGGGTGAAGTCCATGATGGCCAAAGGCCGTTCGCCAAAGACGATCAAGAACGTGCATGGCCTGATCTCGGCTTCCATGAACACTGCAGAAATGCTCGGCTACATCACACGAAATCCTTGCCGCGGTGTGCAGCTGCCGAGCGTGGAGAAGGCCGAGGACGAGATGATGTTCCTCACCCATGCGGAATTCGGCCTGATCATGGAGAGCATGGGGGAGCGGTACCGAGACTTTACGAACTTCCTGGTGATGACCGGTACGCGGTTTGGTGAAGCCACGGCGTTGACCGTGGCGGACATTGATCTGCTAGGAAAACCGGCGACCGCCCGCATCAACAAGGCTTGGAAGCGGGATGGGCAGAACCAGTTCTACATCGGGCCGACCAAAACGGGGGCAGGGAAGCGGACCATCGGGCTGAACCCTGCCCTGGTGGACCTGTTGGTTCCGTTGGTTGCTGGCCGGCCGAGTAGCGACCTGCTGTTTGCGACGCCCAAGGGGGAACGGATCATTCACAAGCTCTACTGGCACCATTACTGGGTGCCGGCGGTGAAGGCTGCCCAGCTTCGTGGGCTGCGGAAGGATCCTCGGATTCACGATCTGCGGCATACGCATGCGTCGTGGTTGATTCAGGACGGGGTGCCGATCTTCACGATCTCCCGGAGGCTGGGGCACGCTTCGATGAAAACAACTGAGCAGGTCTATGGACACCTCATGCCGGAGGCGCTGCAGGTTGGTGCAGATGCGACGGAGCGGCAGGTCGCGGCGTTTATGCGATGATGCTGTTCTGGTCTCTCAGGACACGAGACGGCTGCGTGCCCGTGTGCCGATGAGCCTCGTGTTGGCCTGAGTGGGGCCTTGCGCTGCCGATGATGGTTGTGACGTTGGCAGGATCTCGCTGAGCCTGGCTATCTCCGCGATGTGCTCCGACGTAAACACGATCTTGCCTTTGCCCCAGCAAGCGTGCGGGAAGCGTCCGGAAGCAGCGCCGGCACGAAGCCAGCCCTCGCTGCAGCGCATGAGGGTCGCAGCTTCTGCGGGGTCGAAAAATTCCAAATTCATCTCAAACCTCGTCGTTGGTTCACCTTGGCTGTTCATTCTCTTGACGGCCTAAGGAAACATGACGAAACGGAAGGTAGCGAGTGTCGTCTCACCAACGGAGGCATAGATGCGACCTGAGCGAACGGTTGCACGTGTCCATCACTCACACATTGCGAGGGAAAACAGATGGGAGGGGCAGTGGGCCGTGAACGCCTTCCAGGGGCTGGACTGGCCCATAAGCGCGACCTGCAAGACTAAAGGAGCTAAGGCCAGGCCCGGAATACTCCTCAAACACCCAGAAATTGCCGGGACAATAGCTGTAGTGATTCCCTAACTCTTGTCTTGTAGAGTCGAGCTCCGCCGATCCTCGGCCTTCCGCCTCGACGCTAGCCTTCTCGTCAGTCATAGAGATAGGCGGCGCTTCGCCACTAGACACCGCCTGCATTGACAAGCGGGGCTCAGGATCGCCAACTTTCCGTGACGGCGTCTTCCACGGCATCGACGAGCCGCCCTTAGTCGAAGTTAACTCGAGCGGCAGCCGGCGGACTCTCGGACTTAGTGCTTCGACATGGAGCTTTGTCGAGCCAAGACATTTCATTTGTGAATCTCCAGCAATTTGGAGCACTCTGGAAAGTCGCTCACAGCCACGCTAAGGGCGTTTGGGAGTCTAATCCACGCGAACACCACAAGTCCGCCTAGCTCCCGCCTGTGGAGGACAGGGCATTGATATGCCGTCCACGTGCCGGCCCGAACAGCTGTTGAGGCAGCAAGCATTCTTGCTGCCCGTGCAGCGGTAAGTTCGCAGTCAGGTCTGCTAGCAGTTCTCCTCGGACGCTGATCAGGTGGGCCATTCGTTAGAAGTGATCAAAGTATCTCTCGATTACCTCATCACTTTCGTCCAAACGTTCTGTAAATCTCTCTTGTCGATGTTCTTGCGCCTCAGTCGAGGCAATCTCATCTCGTTCCCTATCTAGTTGCATGGCTTCTTCAAGGTATTCATCAAGATCTGAAGTACCGAAATCTCCGCTGAGTGACACGAGCTCTTCGAGGTAGGGTGGTGTTGGATGCCACCTTGCCAGTTCGGCGTGCACATGCTTCCGAAATTTGTCCGCAAAGGCCTGATCGTATGGGTATGACCCATCCTGATGTAGTAGCCGTCCAAGGAGTAGCCAATCGTCTGTTTCCGAAGGATTCGTCTTGATCCATGTTTCCAGCTGGCTCTCAGCACGCTCGGGAAAGAATGTGCGGATAGAATGACTTCCGAAAATTAGTTCGTAAGCCGCAGATTTATCGCCCTTGCCGCGCACCCATCGTTCTACCAATCTTTTGGCAACGGACTTGATCCAAGAATTCTTTGGCCGCCATTTGGCGGGAAGTTTAGTTATGAACGCAAGTCGCACTTCACGGCTTTGAGTGCTTGAATCATAGTAGTCTTTTCGAGGTTGCAGAGGTGTGGATGTAAAGCACCTCTTTATCGCCTTTACGAAATCCTTGCTGACTGATTCGTGTAAAACCCTGTCTCGTGTGCGGCTTGAAGACGCCCGGTCGAGGACAGTAATCGACGCCGCCGTTCTTGACCAGAGATTTTCAACCTGTTCGAAGTGGGTGGCCGAATGCAATAGGTTGGCTTGCAGCTCAGGCTCGCGACGAAGCTCGTTGAGTACAAAGTCAACGATGGAGGGATTGTCGTAAGACACCACGATGCCACGATGATCCTTGTCGAAACGGAGGAAAGTGCCTTCCATCGTGTCCATGGCACGGCGAAACTCTGTTGGTGAGTACGGAACTGCGAGCAAGTGGCACAGGCGTCGATGCGCTTTCTGCAGCGCTGTTAGTTCAACCGAGGCCCCGAAGGAGGCGAGTACATACAGGAGGGCCCGTTCCATCTCCGTCAGATGTACTTCAAAACTCTGGGTCCATAAGCTCGATGGATCATCCAAGGCGGCGATGAACTGATCAATCCACGAAACCCCTGGTTCGATTGCGGCATTGATCTTGGCGCCATACTCGATCAATCGAGGACTGTAATTTGGGTGGTCTACAATTCGTCGCCATCCTCCATTCGACAGCGCGAGTAGCGATGAACGGTCAATACCAGAATTCCAGGGATGGTTATATAGTATTCTTGCTTTATCATTTCTACCGTAGTCGCTAAGCTGAAGAATATACTTTCCGCGTTTGTTGACCGACCTCACTTTTGCGTAAGCTCGCTCAGCATCGCGGAGAATATACTCTCGAGTTGTCAGGACTATACGCTTCGACTTTAACTCTCGAACGCGATCAATGAAGTCAGCCAAACGTGCATCCTCATTTTTTCCCATGCGCTCTGAGAATGATAGCTGTCCCAGAAAATCGTCGTAAAAGAATATTTGCGCACGGCTAGATTCTAAAGCAGACCACGCTTCATCTATGTCGGCCGAGATTTCCACAATTTCAAATCCCCGGGTCATGTGATCTGCCAGGAGCATGTGGGATAGGACGGTTTTGCCGATACCTGGTTGGCCCGCTATCAGGCACACTTTCTCGCGCTCAAGGATATCACTTGCCTCCTCAAATGATTTAGCCCCTACGTATTGGCCGATTGTTCGATCGATGCGCCGGCGAAGCGCCTCGGAACGGTTCAGTAGATCGGCGTGAGTTGCCCAAAAGAGTTCAGTTCCGGTGGAGAGCCAGAGTTTTACATGCTTGCGCTCAACCAGACTATGTCGATCAAGCAGCTGATCGAGGTCGGAACCGGATAAAATGTCTTGCGCAGACTGGATCCAATCAGATAGGTCGCTGTATATAAGGTCTTTCTGATTCAGCGTTAGCATTTGGGACGTGGCAAATAGGTATCGAGCCGGCTTCAGCGCTGCCAATTTGGGGCGTTCCTTCTTTGCGGACGCCCTCAGCTGAGCAAACGTGGAATCCATGTAGTGCTTACACTGAGCTATGCCGAGGCTGCCGCTTACTTCTTTCCAGCGCAGGTCCACACCCCCATCGGCCCCGCGGCCGAATCTTTCAATCGGTCTTTCCAACTCGGCAGCCAGAAGATCGGCAGCAATCTCTTCGAAGTCGATATCGGTCATTGACCGCCAATTGCGCATAGATCAAGTTTGGCAGAGGACTAGCTGGGTGTTTTTCAGCAACTCACCACAGTTGTGTGGTCACCCTCAGGACGATGCCAGTGTTGAGATCGATATAGCAAGAGCGGGATCTAGTTGACTCTTAGACGTAGCTGCATTATGGGTCGACCATCAGAAGGCGTCCGTCGTAGGGGTCTCCGGGTGACATCCTTCGAGCTGGGTCGCGGGGACCACGTTGAAGGTCCGGAGATGATCATCTCCGTGCTTGCTGTGCAAGCATGCCGCTCGATAAAGTGCGGAGATCTATTCGAGGGACTTGACCCGCTCGACGGCGACCGGCAAAGTGGCTAGGGCGCTATGTAATGCCAACCGTGCACTGCCAAATTCACTCGCAGAAGTCATTTTTGGCGGCAAGCGTATGGGTTTGTTGTCAAGAGGCCATATCGGCCGAGCTGGTGTGGACTCGACAGCTGCTTGAGAGCTGAGGCCGATGGCCCTCCGCTGTAAAGCGTTCCAGTTGATGTTCGGCCGGAAGAACTGTTGGATGAAGTAAACGCCTTGAACGGCGAAGGACGAGCTGGACATGTTGCTTGTTCCAAGAACAGTTTGAGGATCCGCCACCGAACCTGCTGGAATGAACAGTCTGGGTTGATGCCAGAGGGAGATGGCGGCGAAGCGTGAATCAGTAATTCCTAAGTAGAGCCGCGCCGACACAGGCGGCTTCTGCGTCCGTTTAAAGGAGGTGTAATCCTCGTCGATAAAAGCTCGGTCCCTTGAGTCTTGGTATAAGTCGTACATCAGAAAACACTTGTGGGCCCATGCTGCTAGACATGCTTTGTCCTCACGGCCGAGAACAGAGTTTTGGCGGCTGGCAAGCTGCTTTACTATCGGCCGCACTTTCCCCTCAAGGTCCGACATCCAACCATTATTGCAGGCGGCGCAGACCGCTTTGACGGTTACCTCGTGTAAGTTGGGTGCCTTCTTTCCCCGTTGTTCCAGCACCTCGACAAACTTGCCCTGGGCATTCTTCCTGACCACTAGCTCCGGAGCGCTGGACTGATAGGAACCTGCTCGGCTTATAAAGGAATCCGGACCGGAGAACTGCCGGAGCCACTACGGGAACACATGCTCCCGAGTTAATGGCACCCCGCCACAGAAGACACAAGCTCTCATGAAAAGAGACTAAACTAAAGCCGGTCTACTTCATGCGTTGCCGCCCCTCATCTCACTCGTGTTGTCCGCACCCTTAGAGCGGAAGGTACGGCGCGCCCGGGGCATACTCGCTTCAAGCCGTACGGTGCTCGCTGTGCATCCAGGGAGTGCGTAGGTGGAAAACTTCAACGACCACGAATGCGGGCACCACGCGCGACCCGGCCTACGTTCTGGGATAACCCCGGTTCGCATCGATTTCGTTGGTCTCGGCTGTTCCATGTCGCGTATTGCTCCGGGGTTGCTTAGCTTCGCCTCGAGAGCAATGTACGAGAATCATTCCTGCTTGCCTCTCGTTACTGAAAGAAGTAGAGCCAATTCTTGGCAGCTCAGGCTTCCTCTGGACATGTCCAGAGCCGGGGAGTTCAATGGACATGAGGGTTCGGAGTGGCTCAGTGGGCGCCGTTAGCGTCGGGCACCACCGAACCGACGGAAAACGCATCACTGGGGATGCCATGAGCAACGAGTCATATCTCTCAGGAAAATCGCCGGCGGAACGCGCTGCGAATGCCTTTGATGCGCTAAGCCTTCCTACGCACTTGAATCTGGAACGCCTGGTCGGTGTGGTCGAAGGAGTCCGGCATCGAACTATAGAGATCGAGACCGCGGGATTCTTGAACGGAGGATCGGTGTGCGGGCTCTGGCTTTCGACGGATGAGGTCGAAATCATCCTGCATGCAGCCAGCCCGTCTGGCTTGCACCGACAGCAGTTCGTGCTTCACGAGCTGGGGCATATGGTACTGCGGCACGACGAGCTCGTCGTGCCCTTGGACTACGTCGGCGTTCTATTCCCAAACCTCCCCGCTAGTTTGGTC
It contains:
- a CDS encoding ANTAR domain-containing response regulator codes for the protein MTEQTESAPAAQPARRVVVAEDETLIRLDIIEILKGEGYDVVGEADNGEKAVQLAEELKPDLVLMDVKMPVMDGISAAEKIVKARIAPVVLLTAFSQKELVERARDAGAMAYVVKPFTPADLVPAIEIALSRHEEIKALENEVSDLQEQFATRKLVERAKSLLTTKMGLTEPEAFRWIQKTSMDRRLSMREVAETIINQVN
- a CDS encoding tyrosine-type recombinase/integrase; translation: MASISTRPKKDGSQSFMVRWRDPKTGKAQGLTFVSHSEAETLKRLLDANGQNFEVAQHAILENSKRVPTVAEVIQEHIDLLVRPSSGTVKTYQTMLDLHVKKVIGGLPVDKLDYRAIAFWVKSMMAKGRSPKTIKNVHGLISASMNTAEMLGYITRNPCRGVQLPSVEKAEDEMMFLTHAEFGLIMESMGERYRDFTNFLVMTGTRFGEATALTVADIDLLGKPATARINKAWKRDGQNQFYIGPTKTGAGKRTIGLNPALVDLLVPLVAGRPSSDLLFATPKGERIIHKLYWHHYWVPAVKAAQLRGLRKDPRIHDLRHTHASWLIQDGVPIFTISRRLGHASMKTTEQVYGHLMPEALQVGADATERQVAAFMR